The genomic region acattttgttcaggtcattaaccctgagaaaacttcttaaaATTCTTGACTCAAAATTTCTTAACATATATAacttgaaaaaatatgttttaaaacgttctttaaattaataattaagttgagtacactctcatgtattcaaggtgcaaggaaagtattttaataccttttacttgatggttacaacTTACAACACAGTTTTTTAAACCAACATGGGCTCAAGGATTACATTTCAGCGAACtgaacatgttttaaactagatttttactgtttttatcacctcagacaacttGATTTGTCTCTGACACATGTAGAAAAATGCCCAAGTTGCTCtttacaataaaaaatgcaacAGGAACACAATAGGAGAGTCACATTTGCACAAATTTAAAGCTAGTGTGGCAGGATACATAACCAGTGAAGTTTGTGTGCATATTTCTTCTCTTCTTCCTTTTTCTCCTTATAAGGTGTTGAGTGTGCTGTACTTGACTGTATGCAATCGAAAGAGTTGTCATGTGTACCATGATTTCAacagttgaaaaaataaaattgttcattaatTCAGttaaatatatccttttgtgtttacACATTTCggaagacatgaattgtaattttgggtgaactaccactTTAATATTATAACAGACGCCTTGTTTGATTAGGCAGTGAAATGAGAAAGGATTCTGCAATAAGCTGTAAGTAGAGAGCAGCTTTGCTTATTGTGAAAGGAACACTGTTTGCTCTTTAATGAGACGTTGGATCCAGCAATTATTAAGATTCTTGCTCAGAAGAAGGTGACTTGAACTTTCGCCTCCCCAAGATATCTGGAACGTCAGCAGAAGGCCTAGGAGAAGTAATTGAAGAGCTTAAAGAATGGATTAAGTGTCTGAATGTGTTTGAGTGTTAATAAAGCAtgtgagcatatgtgtgtgtgcaatttttaTTCTCTAAGTTGAATAAGCAGCACCAAGTCTGGTCCTCATGCAACATAAATGACATTATGAGTGAAGGCAGTGGGATAAGTCACCATGACAACCACATCCACAGCAACTTCTTTGTTGGTTTGAGACCAATAAGCTCATAATGGGGAGTGTTCGACACCTTCCCTTTCACAGCAGAAAATGACTTACAGCCTGTAATCTATGTCCAGATTGTATCAAGATGCACATTAAACTCCGAAGCGAAGTCTTTTTCATTCAACAAGTCAAGTCGAACACATTTCCTGAAAATGGACCAATCTTGCCACACTGTAATGGTCCTTATATGAACATAAAATGTCACAGAGAGGGTCAATCAAAATAATGCCTTGGAAGTGATTGGCTCCTGGCATAGAATGAAATGTAAGCTCAATAGGGGAGCAAAAAGCCTTTCTCAAAGCAAGTGGAAATCCCAATCACTCTGTTCCTCCAGTGTGCTACAAAGATGTGGGCTGTTTGGCACCACTGCCCGAGGAATAAAATTACTCTCAGGCCCAAGAGAGACTGCTATATTGAGAGAGGGAATTCATTGTCGCAAATGTAATGAGGgcagtgtctgtgtgtatgtgtgtgtatgcaagtTCAGTTTGTGTCTGTTCCTGCAAAATTATGAGTATGTGAATGACAAAATGACTTACACAGGTCAAAAGCTGCATAGATGAATGCATTTATTCCATattttgagatattttttttcaagatttatgctgctaaaaaaggaatagttcaccaaaattgataattctgttataatttattcatccttttgttgttacaaacccatattacttctttttttttctgtgaaacataaaaggatttattgtccaagctgctcttttctatgaaagtgaatggtaaccatgGCTGtgaagcaagattttcagtgaataacgactaatatttcagtctttttctcatacaaagctatcggatgtcttcagaagacttggaatatagtaacCAAGTCATACGGAGTacttttttatcctttttggagcttgacaggctcTGGTCCCCATTCCCTTCATTAAATgtaagagagcagctcggacattctgccAAACTTCTTCCCtggtgtttcactgaagaaagaaagtgatactggtttggaatgacatgagggtgagtaaatgatgacagaattttcttttttctttttttgtgaacCATCCCTTCAAGCGTGTGCTGTTTTCATGTATTTACACTGAGAATGCATGTCTCACCCATCATCCTGTAAGCCCTCAGCTGCTGTAGAAACTGCCGTCTCCACAAATGTCCCCATCCGACTCTTGGAACGCTCAAGATTCAACTGGCTTTGAGTCCCTGGATAAAGaatgaacagagagagagaaacggaGCAGTGGATGCAGAGACACAGACAAAATCCACCGAaattacgtcatccctctcatgagcgcacatcacagtgatgtacggaagcaaacatttgtaattaaaaagtagataagtattgttttgtttctaaaaataataaatcgtttgtgttcagaagaactttatttgtcgactggagtcatgtggattattttgatgcgccctaaatatgcattttggaccatcaaaaaatggaggacattcacttgcattgtttagaggaggaggcctgaaatgaaatcctaaaagtcttaaattctgttttgatgaagaaagaaactccgatacatcttggatggcctgagggtgagtaaattatcagcaaattttcattttacataaTACAGACAGTGAAAATTTTGTGCATAATCATACTTTTCAAAGCCTTAGGCTCACATTTTCATAGAAAACCTTGTCCTCATTTAAACTTATATAAAATCTGATAAACATATCACCTCTTTTTGCGAAACAACCCAAGAAAGCAATTACAAGAGAGGGGGCATCAAataaagttaaaacatttttcccaGATAATCAAGTCATCTGAGTAAAAATCTCCTTAGACATAAGCTTATAAAAGCTGTGCTTTATGTATAAGGTAGAAATAGACTTAACCGAACAAAGTACAAACTGAAGCAATCGGTGCATACAGGAAGCAGGCCAGTAAGTGGCCGTCAAGAACACACGCTAGTTGTGTGAGGGACACTGGGCTGCTCAGTTGACAATGCCAGATCAGCAGAGTTTGAAGGTTTTCATTGTAATTCCACAGCAGGACAGAGAGTGAGATTTCTGATTGCATAAACATAGTTTCCTGATAGCCTTTCTCATGACTGCAATCATTTCATAATGAAAATTGCCCATGTTAGGTTTCAAAATAAAGCCGTGTTTTAAAGTATTGTTCAACCCTGTTGCTCATTTACTAATCTCTTCTATATACAGATCAGCAGAACTGTCTGCTAATTATTGGTAATGGCCCATATGACATTTttatcagtttcagtgttggtgtagttcCTTTGTTTTGGCTTTGTTGGGCAGTATAGTGGAAtatatcatatatactgtatatatggacttttaactatatattaaagctgaagtgtttaatcGCCACAAGCactaccaaatggaattgcaaaaaaaaaaaaaaaaaactctttgcttccaaacagctttctgaatactgGATGGGCAGCTCAAGCAAGCAGAGAAATATTTAAACTGACATAGAGCaacattgtttaaatgttttgagaaaattatcttatgaatggtttacttataattgtctcagcatattaagctgggatttgagaaagtattaaaaaaaaaaaaaaaaaatcatctgtggcttgctgtcgattaccactgaaaataatttagGTTTATACTTCAGTTTGTACCTTGTGTacagaaatgcacttacaatgggcgTCTATGGGGCAGCTGTTGCATAAAATGGCTAGATatcattcagtaaaaaaaaaaaaaaaaagttttagctgTGAGAGAAATTGAACTGCAAACTTTCCATAATGGTAAGGGTGTTAGGTCATACTGAGTGCATATATTTAGTGGCTGACTATGGCTGTTTTCTCTGTTCATAATGATGTCCTCACACAATATTAGATTAGctttttttgtacaattttaaatTGGGGCACAGTGGAGTTGGTGcaactaacaaacaaaacaattagtATTTTGAAAATGAATCTTTTTTGGAAATAAACTTGTTGTTATTACCCATACAACCTGCCATTTCACATGAAGTGAACTAATAGAAAGGCTCCAATTCAATTTGTATTAGCTTGGAACAGAGATCAAGACATTGTCACAGCCCCATGCCCAGGATCTAGCAGGCCAGAGAGAGTGTAAATGAGAAGTACAGGACAACTCTACACTGACTCTGAAAAGCTATTGACACTCTAAAATGGTGTCATAGGAAATCAGTCTAGCATTGTCAGACTAGGGGCAGAGGGGTGTGTGAAAACCTGAGTGGGTTTGGGTGTGCGTATCCATGTGGAACAGCCACATACCTTCTCCTGTTAGTGTGGCTGCAGGCTGTTCGAGGGCTGGATTTGAAGCCATCGGGTGCACTCTGAAGTTACCTGGGAAAATGAGATGTTGTCAGACGGTGTTGTGACGAGTTGCGTGGTttttagtgttccatttgggacgaaactacactttgaaaacatacactacatggctgagtgcaaatgatagtgcatcatttgggacagagctcttgtctacactggacgcgtccATTGACACTGCAATGGCTTGACACTGTTTACACTGGAAGCCTCGAAGTGAACATTCAAAATGACGTGCAGAAAGCACAGACCAATTAGCTGTGAGCTCAAGTAGACTTCAGCAATGGTTAAATGGGTACATATCCTGTATCctaattcattttcaatggaaATCCACTAGTATAAACATTTACTTCACTTCCAGTGCAGACAGCATCATTGTTTATAATGGAAGAACGGTGCAGACAGGGTGTGATGGGGACACCAGCATCAAAACCCAACATATGTTGGTGTCCAGCAATACAGACACTTTAAAAATCTTATGAGTGCTAATAAAAATTGCCCACTTGATTATTTCACTCATACCAGGAGATTGCAAAGGCACTGGGGTCTCACCTATATTGGGCAGTATGTGATGGAAGTTGAACCATGCTCTAATGAACGGGTAGACTGAAATGAGGAGACCTGCAGAGCACACACAGACAGCAACAGATAAGACACAAAGACCATTTCAGATGTGCACTGAATTGCTCACTCTCTACTGTCATTAGGGAAATTCTTGACTCCAGTGTTACTAACTTCACTTTCTTTCCACTCAATGGCTCCCTGAGCAAAGCTGCACACCAGAGCTAAAGACGTGCCTCATGCATATTGCATTATACTGCAAATTTATGAAAAgcaattttagcatcataatgagAATGCAGAACGAAACGACCACTTGTGAGCAGTGAATTTCAGCAAAAAGGCTTGTTCCTTTCAAGCAGTCATACACACTGAGAATGATCTCTTTCCGGGTTCTTTTTATGCTAAGTTTAAGATTCGTGCCTTCTACTCTGATTTTACATGCCTTCCAAAAAGAACAGTGAAAATCCTCCTTGTGGTTAATGAAGGCAGGCAGCTGATCTCTATGTGTCTTCTTGTGTTTTGCCATGTTGATGTTTTGAGAGGTGTGGTGCTACTGGGGAGACTGCATAGACTGCTGGGACTGTGCTGGATTTTGATTATGCACCTATTCTTCATGCTGTGAATCTATTCCCATTTGAAAAGGACGAGGCACCTCTGCTGCCTTTGTATTTTGGCCAATTTCTGTTATGAGAGGACACTGCCCAGGCATGATTGTTGCATGCTGAAGGCCTCTTCACCACGTGTCCAGCTTATGTAGCCTCCTTTTTTCTTTCCATTCCTGCAAGCATACTTTTGTGGCTGCTCTTTGTCATTTTCCCCCTCCaatcttcttctttctttctcttctaaCTCACCCCAGACTTATGGATCCATCACGGTGGTTCATGCTTTAGAGTGTAACGCTCCAATCGATCTATCTTGTTTGGCAGGAGAGTTGTTCATGCAGCAGTAAAGAGCTCCAAGCTCTACAATAAACAGCATGCCAGCAATATTTCACAAAGCTCTCCTAACCTTACAAACACACAAAGTCCTgaagaaaagagcagcattgctGGTCATCAGCATATGTTGTATTTTGGACTCTGGTCTCCAGCATGAGTTGCTAGTTTGCCCCTCCAAActtcttaaagggatggttcagccaaaaataaaaattctctcatcatttactcacccttatgccatcccagatgagtatgactttctttcatctgctgaactcaaataaatatttcagcctggtctcatgaaatttacgtaaacattgcaacgtttttgcaaaactgaaattacgtttTTCATTCcaagtttggctgcagtttcagagtgaaatgtccagtggagggcaccaaaaccaagcgaaataaggttgtaatcagacaaggtttttaagatgaattttagatggaggttttaatgagtaaaatgttccTCCCTGACCTAAAACTGTACtccaaacctaaccaatagtgtctggAAAGATAAATGAGGGTTTAACAaagcagacatccttacccttaaccaacacctaatcctaaccgatagtgttttaaaatgcaaattcaaaatgaaaaacaaaaaaccattTCTTGAAGCAACCATATCATTCTGTTTTGCTTCTttgccactttcacttttgtgCTGTTTTTGAACCATGGTTGTTGAGCTCTAAGTCCAATGCTCTGTCtggtgagctaccaagcaagctgATAATACAGAAATAAGTGTGtttatgtaggtgggtctgtaatacaagtgttaaaatttaTCGTTttacaaattatgcattaaagtcagtattaaagtaatccatacgtctccagtggttaaatcaatgtcttcagaagcgatattataggtgtgggtgagaatcagatctaTATTTacagtaagtccttttttactataaattctcctccctgctcagcagAGCTGTATTAAGTCACgggctttcttctgcagaagaaagaaaggcatacatatctgggattgcatgagggtgatggcatgagtgtgagtaaaaaatgaaagaattttcatttttgggtgaactatccctttaactggccTATCCTCataggtatagttcacccaaaaatgaaaattctgtcatcatttactcaccctcattttgtggtaacactttacattaatgtcctCTTTGTCAAGGGTTTACAAAGAGGTTATTAAATGACTAattagtcatttacaaatgcattatagatAACTGATATGcaattataacaacatgaataacaagGGTAAATTTCATTCGGTGAgcattttaaattgttataatgttataaatgcttaataaatacacttattcattcttcttaatcaaaaacatgaaatgcatgggggcctgggtagctcagtggtaaaatatggagagtgactccagccaggtctcctaagcaaccacattggcctggttgctagggagggtagagtcacatggggtaaactcctcgtggtcactataatgtggttcattctcggtggggcgcatggtgagttgagcgtggttgccgcagtggatggcatgaagcctccacaagtctccgtggcaacacgctcaacaagccacgtgataagatgcacgggttgacggtctcagatgcggaggcaactgggatttgtcctccaccacccggactgaggcgaatcactatgcaaccacaaggacttaaaagcgaattgggcattccgaattgcgcattccaaattggggaaaaattcCTAATTCATGACTTATGTCACATTGcagcaacaaaataaatgtatgtgtccactttacattaaggtacatttatATAGGTGATTAATGTTGAGTTAGTGTTATTAAACTTTTATaatatgtgaggtaaaatggcttactgttggcaggtattgcatgaaagtcaccctttttatgcatgatGTAACAACCACATATcagttatttataatgcattagtaaatcacttatttgtcattaatgaacccctttaaagggaacattaatgtaaagtgttacccatgttGTCACAAActcatattaattcatttttcccatggaacacaaaaggagatgttaaacagaatgttagcctcagtcaccattcatttttattgtatattaaaaagatgccaagacactgaatggtgactgaggttaaatttctgcctaacatctttatttgtgttccaaGTAAGAAATAAagccatacaagtttggaacaacatgaggatgagtaaatggtgacaagcCATCTAGACAAGCACCTAACCAGCACAGACCACCCTGGACCAACATGGAAATTCAGGCTATTTATAGGGAAATAGCTGCAAATTAGACTGATCTTCTGATATGATGGTTGAAGAACACATACCTTCATGTATCAGCAGTATAGACAATAATGGTGCCTGACACACTATCTGCAAGGTTCTGTATAGATACAGTTGGCTTTTCTCCAGCTGTATGGACAAGAGATCAAAGTCTACTGGTGTATAGTGCAGCTCTATTGTGACAGGGTCCTGTGTAGATTACATACCCCGCATCATGAGCTGCTGGCTTGGATTACAGACCTTGATCAAATGGCGGATGTGCCTTTTTTGACTAACCTCAGTAAAGAATGACTGTGGGGGAATACTGCAGGAAACCTCTACAACATACGTCTATTTCATTTATATAATCCCTCCTTGTAACTGGTAGTTTTCATAATGTTGTGAAAAGGCAAAGGATAATGATCTGTGATAGAGGTGTGCTGATATGGAGCAGAGATTAGATGTAGtgttaaaaatgtatgatatgcAGAAGAGCCATGCACTGTGGAATGGTCAATAATGCAGTCAGGATCCACAAAGGTAACACTACCTGCAAAACCCCtgcaaaaccctgcagatcaaaGGGAAATTAATTCACTTTTGCATGCATTTAAGAGAGTTGATATGATTATTGGCCTTTTGGTGTATTTTGTAGCTAGCAAATGCCATGAAAACTATGCAGCCTCAGGTGTTTCTGTCTTTCCATAGAAGATCACATGAATGAATAGACTTATCATTATACATACTGTAGAGCAAATAACTCTTTATATAACTCTTTAATATTCTGTCTATTATACAGGCAGCTGTAAAGGCAAACATACAACCACATATGGGATAAGGTGGAcctaatgtaataatttaaagggatagttcacccaaaaatgaaaactttgtcatcatttactcaaacctgtatcactttctttcttctgtggaacacaaaatggagacagaatgttaggcagaattgtACACCCTGTCTAACTGGACGCAAGCGATGtcgcttgaggctgtctacactagaCCCATCGATACAGgctttctaaactgtttatttgtcttgttggtaTGAGTAGCGCCAGTGTGTGCTCGAGTCTGGTGTAGGCAaggtgttagtctcagtcaccattcacattccatgtattgaaaaagatgcaatgaaagtgaatggtgactgagactaacattcggcattacatttttgtgttccacaagatAATCATCCACTGAAAACCTcctttttctaaaataaaaaataaaagggggAATATGCCCCTACAATGTCCATAGAGGTTATGGCCCTGATGAGTGAACAGAAGATGTACATACCAAGCCCTCCTGCCCCCAGGAAGATGCCCCCCACAGCATCTGCATCACAGTCCTTTGACACACCGATGATGATGCAGCCCGCTACAATGCTGAGCAGGGCAGAGCCCACCCGCAGCCCATGGTACTCCCCAATACTGACCGTGTTCATTCAGCAGGTGGAACCCCCACCTGCCCCGTCTGGCCACCACAAACACACGTTTGAAACCACATACACACTGAGTTATCACGAGAATGCACTGATCAGCGTCGCACAAGAGCTGAATGGAACTTTCACTGTTAGTGAGATGGGTTTACAGAGACTATGCTTTCTCCTCAAGGCTCTTCATACATCTTTAATCACTGGTCTCTGGTTACCTTGTTGGATTTGTTCTCTTCCCCTTCAAACTAATTTGGGCTTGATTGAAGCTGACTAATCAATACACTGGGAAGGCCAAGCTGAGCCTAACAGACCCATGCTACTCAAatgtacagtggcccccaaaacgtatttagacacttaagttacatttaaaaatgcatgaatttgaCTGCATAAGATAGCAAAATATCAACACAAGTGTCATCTGTGAATAATGGATgcaagaccttttctcagaacaaactattctgagccattttttttaaccacaggtGTACAGTAGTTCAGCatatacactgtgtaatatatatatatatatatatatatatatatatatatatatatatatatatatatatatatatatacacacacacacacacacacacacacacacacacacagtatatgctgAACTACACCATATAAATACATTGCATattttacgcattttaatttcataacaaaatgccatcaaattgaattgtgaattttttgtgtaatttttgattgtgtaattttttatgaaaaaatatttagttttttttttttttttttttttttaaagattacttaattcaatttgatggaattttgttgtgaaattataatgtgcaaatCTTAaaattcttgtgtgtgtgtgtgtgtgtgttattgtccAACAACTTATTTGGGGGCCTCTGTATTCTGTTTTGTAACAGTGAATGGCCTTCAAGGTCACACTATTTGTAAGGAAAATGGACGTGCAACTACTCTATTAACTCTATTTTAACAGTATTATTTGGTTCAATTGTACTGTAATCCTTGCACCTATGCACAATCAGATGTGAGCTATATTAGTAACAACCTGACCTAGAACATTTGCTACCAACATATCAGCTGCTAATTctaacctaataaacatgcacacGCACCTCCTAAGCAAAAACAAATGAATaggcaaacacttttttttactcattttgttctTTCGAAACCCACAATGTTAACTAATTCACTGTGGTAAACATTGTGCTATTCTTTCAAAAACCCATCTGCATAAAGGACTAAATTACCTAATGTTTCCAATCTCCCACTGAAGATGTTTTCAAGTGCTGCCTACGCAAGAGTCAGACTGTCACCACGGGGGacaaagaaaatcataaaaaataaaaacagattgcATAACACGGGTTGAGGTCATTGACAAACTCTGTGAAACTGTATGCTTTatgaatgagatgtttttttaatttatttcttgttcatttcgtACACATGTGCCTTAAAGATTTAGCAGGGTTTTGTGTGGATATGCAGAAGGCTATGATTGTATTATTCCAGTCACTAAGGGTCTAATCTGACTTTACTGTTCCTTGCCAGAGACAGTGATGGTATTCAGGGCCAGTACTAAAATGTTATCTTTGGGGCACTTTTATATTATGGGGGGTTATTATCTCTTTAATCTGAATGTGATCTAATCCACAATGTGAATGGGCTGTGctactgcatttttttttctgagaagcCATGCTGTGCAGCAGTTTGACAGGGGTTTCTTGACTGTAGTATTGTAGCAGACAGATGAGCTCTCCCATTTTGACTGATTTGACTTGGAGCTTGAAGGGAATGGGTAATGAGTCCACCGTCAGGACCCAAGACCATCCACAAAGGCCCCCGAGTTGCCATAGGGATGGCATATCCATGGCAACTGAAGGAGCATGGGGTGAGCGGGATTAACACCAGAGAGTTGGGTAACAAATGACGTTAACGGGTGAAGAAAAAGTGACACAATTACTGTTTATGTGCTAGGCCCTTCAATACTTTACAGTGTGTTTAAGCAAAaagttccatttaaaaatgtatgtttcctGGGACAATAATACAGAAGACCTTAAAAATTCAATTAAGTTAGGTAACTCAAATGAAACATCAATGGTCCTTTATTTTGTAGATCAGCATGGTTCTACAGTTTAAATCATTACCTGAACAGAATTCAACATCAATCTAGCATAGCATTAGAGAAGGCGAAAACACAATAGTACAACTCTTTTTCACCACCGAGAGCATAATTAGGTCAGAGCCATAGACAGGGCATACTTTACCCAACAAGccatcaaataaaaatgacattacaaCAGGATTGATCTGTGATAGTAGACGTCATATGAAGAAATACAATGCACAGAATAAATGAAAAGTGAGAACAATTCCTCTTAGTGATGCTGCTGGTTATAGAGATGACTACTTTAGTATGTACTATATGTTATCCTCGTATCTTGGTTTGAATCAGAATTCATTCCATTTTGTTGTGTTCTTAAATGTCCATTGCTGTTAATACACTGATCTGAAAGATGGACCTCATACCTATTTCTTGTGAAAATAGAAATATGAAGCTGCTATAAATAAGTTACAAGGATGAACATCACCACTTATGTATGCATGGTTGATgaatttattaatgtattcataATTCTGTTGCTAAATTTCAGTCTAAAGTATTACAGCAAATAGAGATAAGTAATTCAGAGCAATAATTTGATTCGTCACAAGGAAGAAGTCATTATTTCACACAAAACGAGTCAGTAATATGCAAAACATATAGGCTTGTTAATGCAGCTATAACATTCAGAAATTCTGTAGGCCAGGCCTATATAATTTCACGTGTTAAAAGTGTTTAGGTATGCTGCAACCAACAATTAAATTACTGATGCACACTTTGTGTAGATTTGTGTACATTTCAAAGTGTATATTTGTAAAATCCTCCTCTAACACAGTATTTCTCAACCTTATGACTCTAAGacccccccactgtccaagataaaattcagtctgtgcttaccgtaaTTCAAAACAcggcccctagtggccaaagtaTTAAGTATTGCTGGCCGTATGGGCAtgtttgagctccattttccaagtgtaatgtccacagaggggtgccaaagcATCTTGtgaagagagttgttttcagctgtacagtctgtaatacagtgaagaggaatgcttattttataaactgaaccaccaacccaaaccctaaacctaacaataagtggagtaaaaatgtagccTAATGTTAGCGGGGGGAAATGCAAACTCTGAATTGTGCTTGTCACTGACTAtgcgaacacaattacttcctggtttcaaagcGGGATCTGAACCCGGGTTTaccacgctgctgatgcaacatgcttccgGTGGCGCCAAAggtaaatgatgcaaaaatgatgATGCATAATGTgtctgatcctagggtactggaactgtcggaaacaacatgctgacttcccgtgtgatcgtGTTGCTTAAGAACCACTGACACATGACATTGTCTACATATTtgtcacgattcactgttgtttgctttgtgtttctcccctgtcatctgttcctccctgACTACACTTctcataattccctgccctcatcactgccagctgtcctcgattgtcctcacctgtgtttcattaactcattatcccttgtgtatataatgccctgatttctgttcagtccttgTGAGTTGTTATATTTATGCATGTGTTTCTCAAGTTCATGTTCCCAGTTAGTTCTTGTTTGTTTACGTTTTGTTCTTGCTTCACGGTCCCCAGTTttaccctgttttgtattttGCTTTATTCATT from Myxocyprinus asiaticus isolate MX2 ecotype Aquarium Trade chromosome 5, UBuf_Myxa_2, whole genome shotgun sequence harbors:
- the kncn gene encoding kinocilin produces the protein MNTVSIGEYHGLRVGSALLSIVAGCIIIGVSKDCDADAVGGIFLGAGGLGLLISVYPFIRAWFNFHHILPNIGNFRVHPMASNPALEQPAATLTGEGTQSQLNLERSKSRMGTFVETAVSTAAEGLQDDGPSADVPDILGRRKFKSPSSEQES